One part of the Arabidopsis thaliana chromosome 1 sequence genome encodes these proteins:
- a CDS encoding uncharacterized protein (unknown protein; Has 19 Blast hits to 19 proteins in 8 species: Archae - 0; Bacteria - 0; Metazoa - 0; Fungi - 0; Plants - 19; Viruses - 0; Other Eukaryotes - 0 (source: NCBI BLink).), translated as MEQPRNNKTSQEQARESLIEISYTSPEEDEVITYSDVKPVTYISNGSAKGNKDDAEKLRDELISISYDESPSPSPDVDVAVSPTLPNGVCRG; from the coding sequence ATGGAACAACCGAGGAACAACAAGACCTCTCAAGAACAAGCTCGTGAATCGCTCATCGAAATCTCCTACACTTCACCCGAGGAAGACGAGGTTATAACCTACTCAGATGTGAAGCCTGTCACCTATATCTCAAACGGAAGTGCCAAAGGAAACAAAGATGATGCGGAGAAGCTCAGAGATGAGCTGATTTCGATATCCTACGACGAGTCACCGTCGCCTTCACCGGATGTGGATGTAGCTGTTTCGCCGACCCTGCCGAACGGTGTATGTCGTGGATAG
- a CDS encoding Single hybrid motif superfamily protein (Single hybrid motif superfamily protein; FUNCTIONS IN: glycine dehydrogenase (decarboxylating) activity; INVOLVED IN: glycine catabolic process, glycine decarboxylation via glycine cleavage system; LOCATED IN: mitochondrion, glycine cleavage complex, chloroplast; EXPRESSED IN: 23 plant structures; EXPRESSED DURING: 13 growth stages; CONTAINS InterPro DOMAIN/s: 2-oxo acid dehydrogenase, lipoyl-binding site (InterPro:IPR003016), Single hybrid motif (InterPro:IPR011053), Glycine cleavage H-protein (InterPro:IPR002930), Glycine cleavage H-protein, subgroup (InterPro:IPR017453); BEST Arabidopsis thaliana protein match is: glycine decarboxylase complex H (TAIR:AT2G35370.1); Has 7097 Blast hits to 7097 proteins in 2175 species: Archae - 168; Bacteria - 4510; Metazoa - 187; Fungi - 126; Plants - 207; Viruses - 0; Other Eukaryotes - 1899 (source: NCBI BLink).) — protein MALRMWASSTANALKLSSSASKSHLLPAFSISRCFSSVLEGLKYANSHEWVKHEGSVATIGITDHAQDHLGEVVFVELPEANSSVSKEKSFGAVESVKATSEILSPISGEVIEVNTKLTESPGLINSSPYEDGWMIKVKPSSPAELEALMGPKEYTKFCEEEDAAH, from the exons ATGGCACTGAGAATGTGGGCTTCCTCTACAGCAAATGCTCTcaagctctcttcttctgcctcCAAATCTCATCTCTTGCCAGCTTTCTCCATCTCCAGATGCTTCTCCTCAG TGTTGGAAGGACTTAAGTATGCAAATTCACATGAGTGGGTGAAACATGAAGGCTCAGTTGCTACAATTGGTATCACTGACCATGCGCAG GACCATTTAGGAGAAGTTGTGTTTGTGGAGCTGCCTGAAGCAAACAGTTCAGTgagcaaagaaaaaagctttggAGCTGTTGAGAGTGTTAAGGCCACAAGTGAGATTCTATCTCCAATCTCTGGTGAAGTCATTGAGGTTAACACAAAGCTCACCGAGTCACCTGGTTTG ATCAACTCAAGCCCTTATGAAGATGGTTGGATGATAAAGGTGAAACCGAGCAGCCCCGCGGAGTTGGAAGCTCTGATGGGTCCAAAGGAATACACCAAGTTctgcgaagaagaagacgctGCTCACTAG
- the ESP3 gene encoding RNA helicase family protein (ENHANCED SILENCING PHENOTYPE 3 (ESP3); FUNCTIONS IN: helicase activity, ATP-dependent RNA helicase activity, ATP binding, ATP-dependent helicase activity, nucleic acid binding; INVOLVED IN: RNA splicing, posttranscriptional gene silencing by RNA, embryo development ending in seed dormancy; LOCATED IN: endomembrane system; EXPRESSED IN: 24 plant structures; EXPRESSED DURING: 13 growth stages; CONTAINS InterPro DOMAIN/s: Helicase-associated domain (InterPro:IPR007502), DNA/RNA helicase, DEAD/DEAH box type, N-terminal (InterPro:IPR011545), Domain of unknown function DUF1605 (InterPro:IPR011709), DNA/RNA helicase, ATP-dependent, DEAH-box type, conserved site (InterPro:IPR002464), DEAD-like helicase, N-terminal (InterPro:IPR014001), DNA/RNA helicase, C-terminal (InterPro:IPR001650), Helicase, superfamily 1/2, ATP-binding domain (InterPro:IPR014021); BEST Arabidopsis thaliana protein match is: helicase domain-containing protein (TAIR:AT2G35340.1); Has 34186 Blast hits to 25955 proteins in 2213 species: Archae - 99; Bacteria - 5536; Metazoa - 12019; Fungi - 3203; Plants - 1844; Viruses - 1463; Other Eukaryotes - 10022 (source: NCBI BLink).) has protein sequence MASNDLKTWVSDKLMMLLGYSQAAVVNYLIAMAKKTKSPTELVGELVDYGFSSSGDTRSFAEEIFARVPRKTAGVNLYQKHEAEAAMLVRKQKTYALLDADDDEDEVVVEKKSSVSESRKSDKGKKRFRKKSGQSDESDGEVAVREDSRHVRRKVSEEDDGSESEEERVRDQKEREELEQHLKDRDTARTRKLTEQTLSKKEKEEAVRRANALEKDDLYSLRKVSRQEYLKKREQKKLDELRDEIEDEQYLFGGEKLTETELREFRYKKELYDLVKKRTQDEDNVEEYRIPDAYDQEGGVDQEKRFSVAVQRYRDLDSTEKMNPFAEQEAWEDHQIGKATLKFGAKNKQASDDYQFVFEDQINFIKESVMAGENYEDAMDAKQKSQDLAEKTALEELQEVRRSLPIYTYRDQLLKAVEEHQVLVIVGDTGSGKTTQIPQYLHEAGYTKRGKVGCTQPRRVAAMSVAARVAQEMGVKLGHEVGYSIRFEDCTSDKTVLKYMTDGMLLRELLGEPDLASYSVVIVDEAHERTLSTDILFGLVKDIARFRPDLKLLISSATMDAEKFSDYFDTAPIFSFPGRRYPVEINYTSAPEADYMDAAIVTILTIHVREPLGDILVFFTGQEEIETAEEILKHRIRGLGTKIRELIICPIYANLPSELQAKIFEPTPEGARKVVLATNIAETSLTIDGIKYVVDPGFSKMKSYNPRTGMESLLITPISKASATQRAGRAGRTSPGKCYRLYTAFNYNNDLEENTVPEVQRTNLASVVLALKSLGIHDLINFDFMDPPPAEALVKSLELLFALGALNKLGELTKAGRRMAEFPLDPMLSKMIVVSDKYKCSDEIISIAAMLSIGGSIFYRPKDKQVHADNARMNFHTGNVGDHIALLKVYSSWKETNFSTQWCYENYIQVRSMKRARDIRDQLEGLLERVEIDISSNLNELDSVRKSIVAGFFPHTAKLQKNGSYRTVKHPQTVHIHPNSGLSQVLPRWVVYHELVLTSKEYMRQVTELKPEWLIELAPHYYQLKDVEDAASKKMPKGAGKAAM, from the exons ATGGCGAGCAATGATTTGAAGACTTGGGTTTCGGATAAGCTGATGATGCTACTTGGCTACTCTCAAGCGGCTGTTGTTAACTATCTCATTGCAATGG ctaaaaaaacaaaatcaccaaCTGAACTTGTGGGAGAGTTGGTGGATTACGGGTTTTCGTCTTCTGGTGATACTCGTTCGTTTGCAGAAGAAATTTTTGCCAGAGTTCCCCGTAAAACTGCTGGTGTAAAT CTCTACCAAAAACATGAAGCAGAGGCAGCAATGCTAGTGAGGAAGCAGAAAACATATGCTCTTTTagatgctgatgatgatgaagacgaagtTGTTGTGGAGAAAAAATCTTCAGTTTCTGAATCTAGAAAATCAGATAAGGGCAAGAAAAGGTTTAGAAAGAAAAGTGGGCAGTCAGATGAAAGTGATGGCGAG GTGGCCGTTAGAGAGGATAGTAGACACGTTAGAAGAAAGGTTTCTGAAGAGGATGATGGTTCTGAG TCAGAAGAGGAAAGAGTGCGTGACcaaaaggagagagaagaacTGGAGCAGCATTTAAAAGATCGTGATACTGCACGGACACGAAAG CTAACAGAGCAAACGTtgtcaaagaaagagaaag AAGAGGCTGTTCGAAGAGCAAATGCTTTGGAGAAGGATGATTTATATTCCTTAAG GAAAGTCTCGAGACAAGAATActtaaagaagagagaacaaaagaaactggATGAACTAAG GGATGAGATAGAAGATGAACAATATCTTTTCGGAGGTGAAAAGCTCACAGAAACGGAGCTTCGTGAGTTTAG GTACAAGAAAGAGCTTTATGACCTCGTGAAGAAAAGAACACAAGATGAAGATAACGTCGAGGAG TATAGAATTCCAGATGCTTATGATCAAGAGGGAGGTGTTGATCAGGAGAAGAGGTTTTCTGTTGCTGTTCAACGATACAG gGACCTGGATTCAACAGAGAAAATGAATCCATTCGCAGAGCAAGAAGCTTGGGAGGACCATCAGATTG GAAAAGCAACATTAAAATTTGGTGCAAAGAATAAGCAAGCCTCAGACGATTATCA GTTTGTGTTTGAAGACCAAATAAACTTCATAAAGGAATCTGTCATGGCTGGTGAAAAT TATGAAGATGCTATggatgcaaaacaaaaatctcaagATTTGGCAGAGAAAACAGCTTTAGAGGAACTTCAG GAAGTCAGAAGAAGTCTGCCGATTTATACGTATCGTGATCAACTGCTTAAGGCTGTGGAAGAGCATCAG gTTCTTGTCATTGTGGGAGACACTGGTTCAGGAAAAACGACACAAATACCACAATATCTCCATGAAGCTGGTTACACAAAGCGTGGAAAG GTTGGTTGTACGCAGCCCCGAAGAGTTGCAGCTATGAGTGTTGCTGCCCGTGTGGCTCAAGAGATGGGTGTCAAACTCGGACATGAG GTTGGCTATTCCATTCGATTTGAGGATTGTACTTCAGACAAAACAGTTCTGAAGTATATGACTGATGGAATGCTTTTGCGCGAGCTGCTTGGTGAGCCAGACCTGGCCAGCTACAG TGTCGTTATTGTGGATGAGGCACATGAAAGGACCTTGTCAACCGATATACTGTTTGGATTAGTCAAG GATATAGCGCGGTTTCGACCTGatttgaagttgttgatatCTAGTGCAACAATGGATGCAGAAAAATTTTCTGATTATTTTGATACAGCCCcgatttttagttttcctGGAAGAAGGTATCCAGTTGAAATCAACTATACAAGTGCACCTGAAGCTGATTACATGGACGCAGCCATAGTTACTATCCTTACGATCCATGTGAGGGAGCCACTTGGAGATATATTGGTCTTCTTCACTGGTCAAGAGGAAATTGAAACTGCAGAAGAGATCTTGAAGCACAGGATAAGAGGTTTGGGTACAAAGATCCGTGAATTAATCATATGCCCAATTTACGCAAATCTTCCAAGTGAACTCcaagcaaaaatatttgagcCAACTCCAGAAGGGGCACGTAAAGTTGTCCTAGCAACAAATATCGCCGAAACATCATTGACAATTGATGGTATAAAGTATGTTGTTGATCCAGGCTTTAGCAAGATGAAGTCATATAACCCGAGGACAGGGATGGAATCTTTGCTTATTACTCCTATCTCTAAGGCTTCTGCAACTCAACGAGCTGGTCGTGCTGGAAGAACAAGTCCAGGGAAGTGTTATCGTCTGTACACTGCGTTTAATTACAACAATGACTTGGAGGAAAACACGGTGCCAGAAGTACAGAGGACGAATCTTGCTAGTGTGGTGCTTGCTTTGAAGAGTCTTGGAATTCATGATCTCATAAACTTCGATTTCATGGACCCTCCACCTGCTGAAGCACTTGTAAAGTCTTTAGAACTGCTCTTTGCTCTGGGTGCTCTAAATAAGCTCGGGGAATTGACTAAAGCTGGTAGAAGGATGGCAGAGTTCCCCCTTGATCCAATGCTGTCGAAAATGATTGTTGTTTCTGACAAGTATAAGTGCTCCGATGAGATAATATCAATCGCTGCTATGTTGTCAATTGGTGGCTCTATCTTCTACCGTCCCAAGGACAAACAAGTTCATGCGGACAACGCAAGAATGAATTTCCACACCGGGAATGTCGGTGACCATATTGCTTTGCTAAAG GTTTACAGTTCATGGAAGGAAACAAACTTCTCTACTCAGTGGTGCTACGAGAACTACATTCAG GTCCGGAGCATGAAAAGAGCCAGAGATATCCGTGATCAATTGGAGGGACTTCTCGAAAGGGTGGAAATAGATATCAGCTCAAACCTGAATGAATTGGATTCAGTTAGAAAATCCATCGTAGCCG GGTTTTTTCCGCACACTGCAAAGCTACAGAAGAATGGATCGTACCGAACAGTGAAACATCCCCAGACAGTGCACATACATCCCAATTCGGGCTTATCTCAG GTATTGCCGAGATGGGTTGTATATCACGAACTAGTACTTACGTCCAAGGAATACATGCGACAG GTAACAGAGTTGAAACCAGAGTGGTTGATTGAGTTAGCTCCTCACTACTACCAGCTCAAGGACGTTGAAGACG CTGCATCAAAGAAAATGCCCAAAGGAGCTGGAAAAGCTGCAATGTAA
- the ESP3 gene encoding RNA helicase family protein (ENHANCED SILENCING PHENOTYPE 3 (ESP3); FUNCTIONS IN: helicase activity, ATP-dependent RNA helicase activity, ATP binding, ATP-dependent helicase activity, nucleic acid binding; INVOLVED IN: RNA splicing, posttranscriptional gene silencing by RNA, embryo development ending in seed dormancy; LOCATED IN: endomembrane system; EXPRESSED IN: 23 plant structures; EXPRESSED DURING: 13 growth stages; CONTAINS InterPro DOMAIN/s: Helicase-associated domain (InterPro:IPR007502), DNA/RNA helicase, DEAD/DEAH box type, N-terminal (InterPro:IPR011545), Domain of unknown function DUF1605 (InterPro:IPR011709), DNA/RNA helicase, ATP-dependent, DEAH-box type, conserved site (InterPro:IPR002464), DEAD-like helicase, N-terminal (InterPro:IPR014001), DNA/RNA helicase, C-terminal (InterPro:IPR001650), Helicase, superfamily 1/2, ATP-binding domain (InterPro:IPR014021); BEST Arabidopsis thaliana protein match is: helicase domain-containing protein (TAIR:AT2G35340.1).), with protein MASNDLKTWVSDKLMMLLGYSQAAVVNYLIAMAKKTKSPTELVGELVDYGFSSSGDTRSFAEEIFARVPRKTAGVNLYQKHEAEAAMLVRKQKTYALLDADDDEDEVVVEKKSSVSESRKSDKGKKRFRKKSGQSDESDGEVAVREDSRHVRRKVSEEDDGSESEEERVRDQKEREELEQHLKDRDTARTRKLTEQTLSKKEKEEAVRRANALEKDDLYSLRKVSRQEYLKKREQKKLDELRDEIEDEQYLFGGEKLTETELREFRYKKELYDLVKKRTQDEDNVEEGGVDQEKRFSVAVQRYRDLDSTEKMNPFAEQEAWEDHQIGKATLKFGAKNKQASDDYQFVFEDQINFIKESVMAGENYEDAMDAKQKSQDLAEKTALEELQEVRRSLPIYTYRDQLLKAVEEHQVLVIVGDTGSGKTTQIPQYLHEAGYTKRGKVGCTQPRRVAAMSVAARVAQEMGVKLGHEVGYSIRFEDCTSDKTVLKYMTDGMLLRELLGEPDLASYSVVIVDEAHERTLSTDILFGLVKDIARFRPDLKLLISSATMDAEKFSDYFDTAPIFSFPGRRYPVEINYTSAPEADYMDAAIVTILTIHVREPLGDILVFFTGQEEIETAEEILKHRIRGLGTKIRELIICPIYANLPSELQAKIFEPTPEGARKVVLATNIAETSLTIDGIKYVVDPGFSKMKSYNPRTGMESLLITPISKASATQRAGRAGRTSPGKCYRLYTAFNYNNDLEENTVPEVQRTNLASVVLALKSLGIHDLINFDFMDPPPAEALVKSLELLFALGALNKLGELTKAGRRMAEFPLDPMLSKMIVVSDKYKCSDEIISIAAMLSIGGSIFYRPKDKQVHADNARMNFHTGNVGDHIALLKVYSSWKETNFSTQWCYENYIQVRSMKRARDIRDQLEGLLERVEIDISSNLNELDSVRKSIVAGFFPHTAKLQKNGSYRTVKHPQTVHIHPNSGLSQVLPRWVVYHELVLTSKEYMRQVTELKPEWLIELAPHYYQLKDVEDAASKKMPKGAGKAAM; from the exons ATGGCGAGCAATGATTTGAAGACTTGGGTTTCGGATAAGCTGATGATGCTACTTGGCTACTCTCAAGCGGCTGTTGTTAACTATCTCATTGCAATGG ctaaaaaaacaaaatcaccaaCTGAACTTGTGGGAGAGTTGGTGGATTACGGGTTTTCGTCTTCTGGTGATACTCGTTCGTTTGCAGAAGAAATTTTTGCCAGAGTTCCCCGTAAAACTGCTGGTGTAAAT CTCTACCAAAAACATGAAGCAGAGGCAGCAATGCTAGTGAGGAAGCAGAAAACATATGCTCTTTTagatgctgatgatgatgaagacgaagtTGTTGTGGAGAAAAAATCTTCAGTTTCTGAATCTAGAAAATCAGATAAGGGCAAGAAAAGGTTTAGAAAGAAAAGTGGGCAGTCAGATGAAAGTGATGGCGAG GTGGCCGTTAGAGAGGATAGTAGACACGTTAGAAGAAAGGTTTCTGAAGAGGATGATGGTTCTGAG TCAGAAGAGGAAAGAGTGCGTGACcaaaaggagagagaagaacTGGAGCAGCATTTAAAAGATCGTGATACTGCACGGACACGAAAG CTAACAGAGCAAACGTtgtcaaagaaagagaaag AAGAGGCTGTTCGAAGAGCAAATGCTTTGGAGAAGGATGATTTATATTCCTTAAG GAAAGTCTCGAGACAAGAATActtaaagaagagagaacaaaagaaactggATGAACTAAG GGATGAGATAGAAGATGAACAATATCTTTTCGGAGGTGAAAAGCTCACAGAAACGGAGCTTCGTGAGTTTAG GTACAAGAAAGAGCTTTATGACCTCGTGAAGAAAAGAACACAAGATGAAGATAACGTCGAGGAG GGAGGTGTTGATCAGGAGAAGAGGTTTTCTGTTGCTGTTCAACGATACAG gGACCTGGATTCAACAGAGAAAATGAATCCATTCGCAGAGCAAGAAGCTTGGGAGGACCATCAGATTG GAAAAGCAACATTAAAATTTGGTGCAAAGAATAAGCAAGCCTCAGACGATTATCA GTTTGTGTTTGAAGACCAAATAAACTTCATAAAGGAATCTGTCATGGCTGGTGAAAAT TATGAAGATGCTATggatgcaaaacaaaaatctcaagATTTGGCAGAGAAAACAGCTTTAGAGGAACTTCAG GAAGTCAGAAGAAGTCTGCCGATTTATACGTATCGTGATCAACTGCTTAAGGCTGTGGAAGAGCATCAG gTTCTTGTCATTGTGGGAGACACTGGTTCAGGAAAAACGACACAAATACCACAATATCTCCATGAAGCTGGTTACACAAAGCGTGGAAAG GTTGGTTGTACGCAGCCCCGAAGAGTTGCAGCTATGAGTGTTGCTGCCCGTGTGGCTCAAGAGATGGGTGTCAAACTCGGACATGAG GTTGGCTATTCCATTCGATTTGAGGATTGTACTTCAGACAAAACAGTTCTGAAGTATATGACTGATGGAATGCTTTTGCGCGAGCTGCTTGGTGAGCCAGACCTGGCCAGCTACAG TGTCGTTATTGTGGATGAGGCACATGAAAGGACCTTGTCAACCGATATACTGTTTGGATTAGTCAAG GATATAGCGCGGTTTCGACCTGatttgaagttgttgatatCTAGTGCAACAATGGATGCAGAAAAATTTTCTGATTATTTTGATACAGCCCcgatttttagttttcctGGAAGAAGGTATCCAGTTGAAATCAACTATACAAGTGCACCTGAAGCTGATTACATGGACGCAGCCATAGTTACTATCCTTACGATCCATGTGAGGGAGCCACTTGGAGATATATTGGTCTTCTTCACTGGTCAAGAGGAAATTGAAACTGCAGAAGAGATCTTGAAGCACAGGATAAGAGGTTTGGGTACAAAGATCCGTGAATTAATCATATGCCCAATTTACGCAAATCTTCCAAGTGAACTCcaagcaaaaatatttgagcCAACTCCAGAAGGGGCACGTAAAGTTGTCCTAGCAACAAATATCGCCGAAACATCATTGACAATTGATGGTATAAAGTATGTTGTTGATCCAGGCTTTAGCAAGATGAAGTCATATAACCCGAGGACAGGGATGGAATCTTTGCTTATTACTCCTATCTCTAAGGCTTCTGCAACTCAACGAGCTGGTCGTGCTGGAAGAACAAGTCCAGGGAAGTGTTATCGTCTGTACACTGCGTTTAATTACAACAATGACTTGGAGGAAAACACGGTGCCAGAAGTACAGAGGACGAATCTTGCTAGTGTGGTGCTTGCTTTGAAGAGTCTTGGAATTCATGATCTCATAAACTTCGATTTCATGGACCCTCCACCTGCTGAAGCACTTGTAAAGTCTTTAGAACTGCTCTTTGCTCTGGGTGCTCTAAATAAGCTCGGGGAATTGACTAAAGCTGGTAGAAGGATGGCAGAGTTCCCCCTTGATCCAATGCTGTCGAAAATGATTGTTGTTTCTGACAAGTATAAGTGCTCCGATGAGATAATATCAATCGCTGCTATGTTGTCAATTGGTGGCTCTATCTTCTACCGTCCCAAGGACAAACAAGTTCATGCGGACAACGCAAGAATGAATTTCCACACCGGGAATGTCGGTGACCATATTGCTTTGCTAAAG GTTTACAGTTCATGGAAGGAAACAAACTTCTCTACTCAGTGGTGCTACGAGAACTACATTCAG GTCCGGAGCATGAAAAGAGCCAGAGATATCCGTGATCAATTGGAGGGACTTCTCGAAAGGGTGGAAATAGATATCAGCTCAAACCTGAATGAATTGGATTCAGTTAGAAAATCCATCGTAGCCG GGTTTTTTCCGCACACTGCAAAGCTACAGAAGAATGGATCGTACCGAACAGTGAAACATCCCCAGACAGTGCACATACATCCCAATTCGGGCTTATCTCAG GTATTGCCGAGATGGGTTGTATATCACGAACTAGTACTTACGTCCAAGGAATACATGCGACAG GTAACAGAGTTGAAACCAGAGTGGTTGATTGAGTTAGCTCCTCACTACTACCAGCTCAAGGACGTTGAAGACG CTGCATCAAAGAAAATGCCCAAAGGAGCTGGAAAAGCTGCAATGTAA
- the IDH-IV gene encoding isocitrate dehydrogenase IV (isocitrate dehydrogenase IV (IDH-IV); FUNCTIONS IN: oxidoreductase activity, NAD or NADH binding, magnesium ion binding, oxidoreductase activity, acting on the CH-OH group of donors, NAD or NADP as acceptor; INVOLVED IN: oxidation reduction, metabolic process; CONTAINS InterPro DOMAIN/s: Isocitrate/isopropylmalate dehydrogenase (InterPro:IPR001804); BEST Arabidopsis thaliana protein match is: isocitrate dehydrogenase 1 (TAIR:AT4G35260.1); Has 12323 Blast hits to 12322 proteins in 2503 species: Archae - 387; Bacteria - 7994; Metazoa - 590; Fungi - 529; Plants - 231; Viruses - 0; Other Eukaryotes - 2592 (source: NCBI BLink).) — protein MPRPVTVIDSNVTNAVHQVMDAMQAPVYFETYIIKGKNMNHLTWEVVDSIRKNKVCLNGRVNNSLCGGARKELDLFASLVDCFNLNGQPSRHENVDIVVIRENTEGEYAGREHEVVPGVIESFQVTMTKFWSDRIAKYAFEYAHFSKRKKVTAVHNNGKYEKLADAFFLESCQEVAKMYPNITYNEIGINNCCLQLVEKPERFDVIVTPNLYGL, from the coding sequence ATGCCTAGGCCTGTTACGGTTATCGACAGCAATGTGACAAACGCGGTGCACCAGGTGATGGATGCAATGCAAGCGCCGGTCTACTTCGAGACATACATCATAAAGGggaaaaatatgaatcatttGACGTGGGAAGTGGTGGACTCGATACGGAAGAACAAAGTGTGCTTGAATGGCAGAGTCAATAACTCCTTGTGTGGTGGTGCAAGGAAAGAGCTTGATCTCTTTGCATCTCTTGTCGACTGCTTTAATCTTAATGGTCAACCGAGTCGCCATGAGAATGTTGACATCGTGGTGATCAGAGAGAACACGGAAGGCGAATATGCAGGTCGGGAGCACGAAGTTGTTCCCGGTGTCATAGAGAGTTTTCAGGTGACAATGACAAAGTTCTGGTCAGATCGTATTGCTAAGTATGCTTTTGAATATGCTCACTTCagcaaaaggaagaaagtTACAGCAGTTCACAACAATGGAAAATACGAAAAACTAGCTGATGCGTTTTTCTTGGAGTCTTGTCAAGAAGTTGCTAAAATGTATCCAAACATCACCTACAACGAAATCGGTATTAATAACTGCTGTTTGCAGCTAGTAGAGAAACCAGAGCGATTCGACGTCATAGTAACTCCAAATCTCTATGGGCTATAA